The following DNA comes from Bacteroidales bacterium.
TGCATCAAGTTTAGTTACACTCTCGGGGATAGTAATACGCTCAAGTGTAGTACAGCCTTCAAAAGCATTTGACTCAATTACAGTAACACTATCGGGGATAATAGTAGATTTACATCCTGTAATTAGTGTGTTAGTAGCAGTTTCTATTATTGCATTGCACCCCCCACGTGAATCATATATAGGATTACCCTCTTCTACTACTATGCACTCAAGAGACATACAAGCAATAAAGGCAAAGGCTCCAATCTTAATCATACTTTTGGGGATTGTTATACTTTTGAGCGAGGAACACCCTTCAAAAGCACTCCAACCAATTGTCTTTACACTCTCAGGGATAATGATACTCTCAAGTGAAACGCAACCTTGAAAAGCACTCCATCCTATATCTTCCAGACCTTTTGGGAGAGTGATACTTTCAAGTGAAATACAATTTTGAAAAACATCCCATCCTATATTTTTCAAGCCTTTAGGTAAAGTAACACTCTTTAGTGATCTACATTTACTGAAGGCTCTACTTTCAATTATTTTTACCCTCTCAGAAATTACAATGTTTTTAAGCGAGGTACATTCTGAGAATGTCTCTTCTCTAATCTTTGTAATCTTCTTAGGTATATTTACACTCTCAAGAGATAAGCAACGGTCAAAAGCCGCTTTCCCAATTTTAGTAATACTTTCAGGGAGTATAATAACTTTTAATGAGGTACATCCCGAGAAAGCCTTATCTTTAATTGTTGTAACACCTTCAGGGAGTGTAATACTCTCAAGCGAAATGCAATCCTTAAAAGTATTAGTTTCAATCTTAGTTATGTTGCCTAATATATTTATGTTTTTAACTGAAACACAAGAGCAAAAGGCTTTAACGCCAATTTCTGCTACACTTTCGGGGATAGTAATACTCTCAGGTGAAGAACATGCCCAAAAAGCATATGGTGCAATTCTGGTAACACTATTGGGGATAACTGTTGATTTACATCCTGCAATAAGGGTATTGGTTGCTGTCTCTATGATTGCATTGCACCCCTCACGTGAATCATATATAGGATTACCCTCTTCTACAACGATACTTTCAATAGAGGGAGAATTTAAAAAAGAGCCTGCTAAAACATTTGTAACACTCGCAGGAATAGTAACAGATTTTAAGTTTGTGTAATCTGCATAACTATCCCAATCTATCGTAGTAGTCCCCTCAGGGATTATTACAACACCATTTTTAACTTCAAAATTAGTCATACCTGTTATATATTATCATTTAAATCGATATGGAAGAGTATCTACATCATATCTTTTGATACGTTCATATAATCCATTAACAAATTCTAAATCTTTCTTATCAAATTCAGGGTGATAACAGTTGAAAAGAGTTAGTATTTCATCTTTTAAAACAGGATAGTTATTATCTAACAAAGTGTAGTCATTATTAACTCCAACGCAAATAATGCTAACCTCTGTATCAGTAATCGCTTTAGTAGCAAGTTCCGAAGTCAAAGATTTTAGTTCCTCTAACGTTAAACTCGATATTGTTCTTCTGTCAGATTTGTAACTTATTTCAATGTCAGGAACTCCTGTTTTTGTGTCAATAATTTTAACATCATCTGTTTCAGCATAAAGCATTTGCAATAAAAGAGGCCAAAACGACTCTTCACACTCAGCATAATCAGGATGATTATACTCGATAGGTTTCATAAAACGATAGAAATACTTGTATAGGAATATTTTTTCGAATGTATATAAATTATCTTCCTCTATATCTTTTACAAAAACCCAAAATTTACGCCTCTCTTTTGACGCAGATATATCTTCGATAATCCATTGATAACCGAGTGGAAAAATATTTTCACGAGGGTTATCGTCCTCTTCATCTTCAACATCTTCATCTTCTATATCGTAGTCTTCATCATCTTTTTCAGGTGTTTCTTTATCATTATTAAATTGGGCATCCATAGCATAACTCTCTAATTGAGATGCAATAAAATCATCTAATAATTTATCAAAATCCTCACTGCTAAATGCAGAATCATCTTCTTTATCAATATCCCCCTCTTTATTTTCAATCTCCCCTTCTCCAATCTCCTCATTTTCATCATCGAGAATTTCTTCTACATCTTCAGTAGCAAATAAATCCTTTTCATTGCTCGAGTTATAACTTGAACATTCATTTTGACGGTCAGAAAATTCAAACAAACCTTTATCTAAGTTTTCTATAATTTCATCTTTCATAACAATATCTCTTTAATAAATATACGCCACTATCTCACTCTTAAATGCTCTTTTATATACTCCTCGCTAATCTTTACAACACTGCTCTCTGAGGGATGAACCATATTGAAGTACATACTTTTAAGGGCCTTTGCAAGCAATGCTTTAACATTACGGAATCCCAGTCCCGATTTATATGCTTCAGCAGCAATGTAACGAAGAGCCTTTTCTTCAAATTGTAAATCAATATTGTTTTTCAACCAGAACTCCTTATGCGATTGAAGAACACTCTCTTTTGCTGATATCATAATCTCATATATAACATCCGTTGACAAAGGATTTAACACTACAGTCTCTCCAATACGTCCCAAAAGTTCTGGCATATATCCCCACTCCTCAAGGTCTTCTGTTTTTACATATTGTAAAAGATTGCTTTCGTCATACCCAGATGAAGAGTTTTGACTAAATCCAACCTTCTGACGTAAGTTTAATCTTTTTTTAATAATATTCTCCATTCCTGAGAAGGCTCCGTCAAATACTATCAATAAATTATCTACTGGAAGGCGGTAGGTATCTCCTGTAGGATGGGTTGAATCTTCGAGATGCAGGCTGTGATCAGTTTCAAAAAAACGCATAATATCACGCATCATATCATTATCCATATCTGTCCCACATGTCCCAATAATATTTTGATTATGGTGTGTAATCTTATCAAACTCGTGGAATACTATAATGGCATATTTCAGGTCATTTATAGTAGTTCCGTTTTTCAACTCACGTGCTATAATATCTGTAATACCAACTCCTCTCCATCCTGTAGGAGTTATTTCAGATGAATTTATACGAATAACAGGGCAATCGCATATCTTTGCAAAATGGCGAATCATCTCCGATTTTCCACTTCCCGTTGGTCCCATAACTAAAACAGGAGTCTTTATCCTTGATGTATATTTTTTAGATTTACTATCGTGATGTAGGAAGAATGGAACAGCCAACTTATCAATAGCATCATCCTGACCTTTTACATACTGTTTTACGTATGCAGCCATACTAATGGGGCTTTCTAATGGGTCTCCAATTTGTTGTTGTTGTTCGTTACCGAAGAGTGTCTCCTTTGAGAAACCAAAAAGAGTTTCAATATATTTATACTCTTTTTGTGTAGGGGCTTTGAGTATCTTTTTCCAAGCCTCCAATTTATTCCTCATAATAGAGGTAATTCCCTTTGAAGAGTTTTTAAGAGAAACAAGTTCATAAATAAAATCATTTGTTCTCTCTCTAAAACCTTCAACTGTAATTGATCCTTTTACAAGCATATCAACCATCTTTATAGCATGCTCCGGTGTTATTCTTGGACATAGGAATAATCGTGCTGCAACGTTGAGAGCATCAAACTTACCATTATCTTCAATTTTAAGACCAAAATAGGTTTGACTCTTTTTCTCCATTTGTTTTCTAACTGTTTTATTTGATTTGTTTTCCATAACTATATATTAAGTTTAAATTATACATAAATATTTCACTATTCTCTAGTTTATTAACTGTTGATGATTACCTATTAAATTGTTGATTTGTTTATTATAATTCATTACTCACTTTCAGAGGATTTTCCATAGGGACCAAGAGTAGGAACTCATTAGTTTAATGATGGGAACAGATATTAAATATGTGTAAAAGGATAGGATCTTAATTATCATCCTTTAAATTAACAATGTCAAAGAGCGCAACAATGGTCATTAACTCCAATTTAAGTTGAAGTTATAACCTATTATACCATTTAGGAAATGCTATTTTGATTTGGAACTCCTTTAGAAAAAAATTCCGATAAAGTGTCATCGAACTATTTTTTTACAAAATAATCCACACTTAAACATTTATCATCAATAATGTAATTCCCCTAAATCGGCATAAACAGTTTGTTTTGTTTGATTAATTTAAAAGATAAGTAATTAATGTATTAGATTTAAATAATGT
Coding sequences within:
- a CDS encoding leucine-rich repeat domain-containing protein; translated protein: MTNFEVKNGVVIIPEGTTTIDWDSYADYTNLKSVTIPASVTNVLAGSFLNSPSIESIVVEEGNPIYDSREGCNAIIETATNTLIAGCKSTVIPNSVTRIAPYAFWACSSPESITIPESVAEIGVKAFCSCVSVKNINILGNITKIETNTFKDCISLESITLPEGVTTIKDKAFSGCTSLKVIILPESITKIGKAAFDRCLSLESVNIPKKITKIREETFSECTSLKNIVISERVKIIESRAFSKCRSLKSVTLPKGLKNIGWDVFQNCISLESITLPKGLEDIGWSAFQGCVSLESIIIPESVKTIGWSAFEGCSSLKSITIPKSMIKIGAFAFIACMSLECIVVEEGNPIYDSRGGCNAIIETATNTLITGCKSTIIPDSVTVIESNAFEGCTTLERITIPESVTKLDARTFYGCTSLKAIYVAKEKIDTIKSMLPIELQEVVKEK
- a CDS encoding AAA family ATPase; its protein translation is MENKSNKTVRKQMEKKSQTYFGLKIEDNGKFDALNVAARLFLCPRITPEHAIKMVDMLVKGSITVEGFRERTNDFIYELVSLKNSSKGITSIMRNKLEAWKKILKAPTQKEYKYIETLFGFSKETLFGNEQQQQIGDPLESPISMAAYVKQYVKGQDDAIDKLAVPFFLHHDSKSKKYTSRIKTPVLVMGPTGSGKSEMIRHFAKICDCPVIRINSSEITPTGWRGVGITDIIARELKNGTTINDLKYAIIVFHEFDKITHHNQNIIGTCGTDMDNDMMRDIMRFFETDHSLHLEDSTHPTGDTYRLPVDNLLIVFDGAFSGMENIIKKRLNLRQKVGFSQNSSSGYDESNLLQYVKTEDLEEWGYMPELLGRIGETVVLNPLSTDVIYEIMISAKESVLQSHKEFWLKNNIDLQFEEKALRYIAAEAYKSGLGFRNVKALLAKALKSMYFNMVHPSESSVVKISEEYIKEHLRVR